One stretch of Miscanthus floridulus cultivar M001 chromosome 18, ASM1932011v1, whole genome shotgun sequence DNA includes these proteins:
- the LOC136521929 gene encoding non-structural maintenance of chromosomes element 4 homolog A-like, translating to MANTGAREPEPVTPPPAQQQQGQAEETQAVDDRRLLRSQYLAVKGLISDEKDDMASVDSDKFCSIINKVESLHQHVQRPREQIADAETLLDLTASLVASVRSQSVLGITPSDFIAALLKKFGKKRGPNDENVSLDWARLGLATSHVFMKASGCATMVGPMKTEVKPRRVCVRKKRTARPRGSACPEQLADPAEKTKSDTDKNMSAIFDLLRRKKNARLEHLILNRTSFAQTVENIFALSFLVKDGRVQIKVNDEGHHFVYPRNAPAASDVASGNVVYSHFVFRFDFKDWKLMKGVVPEGEELMPHRSSETVANSGGNNHTEADVPLATPSTTIRKLCRNRDLVLQDEIIATGAQGAMGANDAMEDEMVAAMDVTEAVGEKMVATGAEEVMGDKMVKERKDMNLTYKRRRLFQDG from the exons ATGGCGAACACGGGAGCGAGGGAGCCGGAGCCGgtgacgccgccgccggcgcagcagcagcaggggcaGGCGGAGGAGACCCAGGCGGTGGACGATCGGCGGCTGTTGCGCTCGCAGTACCTCGCCGTGAAGGGCCTAATCAGCG ATGAGAAGGATGACATGGCGAGCGTGGACTCTGATAAGTTCTGCTCcattatcaacaaggtggagagcCTGCACCAGCATG TTCAAAGGCCCAGGGAGCAAATAGCTGACGCAGAAACCCTGCTGGACCTTACTGCTAGTTTAGTAGCATCAGTAAGGTCCCAATCAGTTCTGGGAATCACACCTTCTGATTTTATTGCTGCACTGTTGAAGAAATTTGGAAAGAAAAGAGGTCCCAATGATGAGAATGTTTCGTTGGACTGGGCTCGTCTTGGGCTTGCTACCTCACATGTTTTCATGAAGGCATCTGGATGTGCCACCAT GGTTGGGCCCATGAAGACAGAAGTGAAGCCACGAAGAGTTTGTGTTAGGAAAAAGAGGACTGCAAGGCCACGTGGAAGCGCTTGCCCTGAACAG CTTGCTGATCCAGCTGAGAAAACAAAGTCTGATACTGACAAGAATATGTCTGCTATATTTGATCTCCTGAGGAGGAAGAAAAATGCAAGGCTGGAACACCTTATTTTAAACAGGACATCATTTGCTCAAACAGTGGAGAACATATTTGCCTTGTCATTCCTTGTGAAAGATGGAAGAGTTCAAATCAAAGTGAATGATGAGGGACATCATTTTGTCT ATCCAAGGAATGCACCTGCAGCTAGTGATGTTGCCTCAGGAAATGTGGTCTATAGCCACTTTGTCTTCCGATTTGATTTCAAAGACTGGAAG CTCATGAAAGGGGTCGTTCCAGAGGGGGAAGAGCTTATGCCGCACCGGTCCTCTGAGACCGTAGCCAACTCGGGAGGAAACAATCATACTGAGGCCGACGTGCCCTTGGCCACACCAAGCACAACGATCAGGAAACTCTGCAGGAACCGAGACCTGGTCTTGCAAGATGAGATTATTGCGACAGGTGCACAAGGAGCCATGGGTGCGAACGacgccatggaagatgagatggtAGCTGCCATGGATGTGACTGAAGCTGTGGGAGAGAAGATGGTGGCAACGGGAGCGGAGGAAGTCATGGGAGACAAGATGGTAAAGGAGAGGAAGGACATGAACCTGACGTACAAGCGCAGGCGTCTGTTCCAGGACGGCTGA
- the LOC136520254 gene encoding zinc finger CCCH domain-containing protein 44-like: MDTGRKRTAPEAGANGAGGPKRARESETTQMGVGSKSKPCTKFFSTAGCPFGASCHFLHNFPGGYQAVSKMTNLGGPPVPAPPGRMPMGPGGPDGPPSPAVKTRMCNKYNTAEGCKWGSKCHFAHGERELGKPLQMDNSMGAPPMGPGPNGHFMPPPMPHLDMVPPSTFGASATAKISVDASLAGAIIGKGGTNTKHISRVTGAKLAIRDNEADPNHKNIELEGTFDQIKHASAMVTELIVRISGKAPGPQAKNNPGGRGPGSHAGGPGSNFKTKLCENFNKGSCTFGDRCHFAHGESELRKPAAA, encoded by the exons ATGGACACCGGACGCAAGCGGACCGCGCCGGAGGCGGGCGCCAACGGCGCGGGCGGCCCCAAGCGCGCGAGAG AATCGGAGACAACTCAAATGGGTGTAGGAAGCAAATCCAAGCCGTGCACCAAATTTTTCAG CACGGCTGGTTGTCCCTTTGGTGCAAGTTGCCATTTTCTCCATAACTTCCCCGGTGGCTACCAGGCAGTTTCAAAGATGACCAACTTGGGTGGACCGCCTGTTCCAGCTCCACCAGGAAGAATGCCTATGGGACCTGGTGGCCCTGATGGGCCACCTTCACCTGCTGTGAAGACTCGCATGTGTAACAAGTACAACACTGCAGAAGGATGTAAATGGGGGAGCAAATGCCACTTTGCTCATGGAGAGAGGGAGCTTGGAAAGCCCCTGCAGATGGACAACTCGATGGGAGCTCCTCCAATGGGGCCAGGGCCCAACGGTCACTTCATGCCACCGCCAATGCCTCACCTAGACATGGTTCCTCCCTCCACATTCGGTGCTTCGGCCACAGCCAAGATCAGTGTCGATGCATCCCTTGCTGGCGCCATCATTGGGAAGGGTGGTACCAACACAAAGCATATATCCCGAGTGACTGGGGCCAAGTTAGCCATCCGGGATAATGAGGCTGATCCCAACCATAAAAACATTGAGCTCGAGGGAACATTTGACCAGATCAAGCACGCTAGCGCAATGGTCACAGAGTTGATTGTCCGCATCAGTGGTAAGGCGCCTGGCCCACAAGCCAAGAATAACCCAGGAGGCAGGGGGCCTGGTTCTCATGCTGGGGGTCCTGGAAGCAATTTCAAGACCAAGTTGTGTGAGAACTTCAACAAAGGCTCCTGCACCTTTGGAGACAGGTGCCACTTTGCCCATGGCGAAAGTGAGTTGCGCAAACCTGCTGCTGCTTGA